The Apodemus sylvaticus chromosome 5, mApoSyl1.1, whole genome shotgun sequence genome has a segment encoding these proteins:
- the Gjd2 gene encoding gap junction delta-2 protein: MGEWTILERLLEAAVQQHSTMIGRILLTVVVIFRILIVAIVGETVYDDEQTMFVCNTLQPGCNQACYDRAFPISHIRYWVFQIIMVCTPSLCFITYSVHQSAKQRERRYSTVFLALDRDPAESIGGPGGTGGGGSGGNKREDKKLQNAIVNGVLQNTETTSKETEPDCLEVKELTPHPSGLRTAARSKLRRQEGISRFYIIQVVFRNALEIGFLVGQYFLYGFSVPGLYECNRYPCIKEVECYVSRPTEKTVFLVFMFAVSGICVVLNLAELNHLGWRKIKLAVRGAQAKRKSVYEIRNKDLPRVSVPNFGRTQSSDSAYV; the protein is encoded by the exons ATGGGGGAATGGACCATCTTGGAGAGGCTGCTGGAAGCCGCGGTGCAGCAGCACTCCACTATGATTGGGAG GATCCTGTTGACTGTGGTGGTGATCTTCCGGATACTCATTGTGGCCATTGTAGGGGAGACGGTGTACGATGATGAGCAGACCATGTTTGTGTGCAACACCCTGCAGCCCGGCTGTAACCAGGCCTGCTATGACCGCGCCTTTCCCATCTCCCATATACGTTACTGGGTCTTCCAGATCATAATGGTGTGCACCCCCAGTCTCTGTTTTATCACCTATTCTGTGCACCAATCTGCCAAGCAGCGAGAACGCCGGTACTCTACTGTCTTTCTAGCCCTGGACAGAGACCCTGCTGAGTCTATAGGGGGACCTGGAGGAACCGGGGGTGGGGGCAGTGGAGGGAACAAACGAGAAGATAAGAAGTTGCAAAATGCCATTGTCAATGGGGTGCTGCAGAACACAGAGACCACCAGTAAGGAGACAGAACCAGATTGCTTAGAGGTTAAAGAGCTGACTCCACATCCATCTGGGCTGCGCACAGCAGCAAGGTCCAAGCTCCGAAGACAGGAAGGTATCTCCCGCTTCTACATCATCCAAGTGGTGTTTCGAAATGCTCTGGAAATTGGGTTTCTGGTGGGCCAGTACTTTCTATATGGCTTCAGTGTTCCAGGGTTGTATGAGTGCAACCGTTACCCCTGCATCAAGGAGGTAGAATGTTATGTGTCTAGACCTACCGAGAAGACGGTCTTTCTGGTGTTCATGTTTGCTGTGAGCGGCATTTGTGTGGTGCTCAATCTGGCTGAACTTAATCATCTGGGATGGCGGAAGATCAAACTGGCTGTCCGGGGAGCCCAGGCCAAGAGGAAGTCAGTCTATGAGATACGTAACAAAGACCTGCCTCGAGTCAGTGTTCCCAATTTCGGCAGGACTCAGTCCAGTGACTCTGCCTATGTGTGA